The nucleotide sequence GCCGTCGTGTATCCATTGAAAAGTTACATCTGCGGCCGAGGCGTCGGACTGAACCCAAAATTCCGCCCGCTGACCGGGAGCGACCTGCAGATCGCGGGGTTGACTTAATACCACGGGAGCCTGGCGAGGCGTGAAGCGCCACCAGTTGAGATTGAAGAACGCTTCACTGTGGCCGGAAAAACGGAGGTAGAGGTCATGCACTCCGCTGGTCGAAGCCACGGGGGCGGTGATGGTGGTCCAGGTTTGGTCGCCGCCCGTCGCGGCCACCTCCACCGTGCCGATCGCCGCGGTGGTGCGATCGTCAAGGTGCAGGCTGATCTCTCCACCCGCTGCGGCGCTCGCGACGCGGGCTTGAAATTCGATCGTGCCGCCCGCGCCAAAATCGACGCCGCGCAGCCTCACCCAGTCGCCCGTGTCCAGCTCAGTCAGATTCATACCCCCTTCGGCGCACCGCTCCACCGCCACTCCGGACTGTTGCCCGAAGGTTTCAGCCTCGACTCGTCGGTAGGGATTGAGTCGCCCCACCTGCACCACCCCATCCCGGGTATAAGTGATCGGCTCGATCGAGCCATCGGCCCGGTGGGTAAGCTCCTCCACCGCGATATTGCGACGATACGTCGGCGCGAGGCCGGCTTCGATCGCCGAAAAACGGTTGTGATAAACATGATACCACGCGCCGTGCAGTTGGAATTCCGCCGCATGGTTGTTGTTGTTGTTCGCAGGCGGCTGCGCTGCGACAATACCCGCGTAAGTGAACGGGCCGGTCGGGGTAGCGGCAGTCATGTAGTCGATCCGAATCCCCGCGGAGGGCTGCGTTGAATACGACAAGTAGTAGGTGCCATCGCGCTCATGCATCCACGCCGCTTCAAAGAAGGCCGGAGCCGTGACCTTGATCGCCTCACCCTGCACGCTGACCATGTCCTCGTTGAGTCGGATGATGCGCACGTTGTCTTCACCGTTGCCGCCAAAATACAGGTAGGCCTGCCCGTCGTCGTCGATGAACACCGCCGGGTCGAACACCCAGATGCTGTCCGCCGGCAACACGCCCGGCGTTTGGGCCGTTACCAAGGGGCGACCGAGGGGATCGACAAACGGCCCGGTCGGACTGTCACTCACTGCCACCCCAATGTTGCTACCATTGTTGGCGAAATAGAGATAAAACATGCCGTCGCGTTCTATCGCCGCCGGGGCCCAGGTATGGGTCGCCCAATTCGCGGCTCCCGGCACGCGAATGACCTCGCCGTGATCGGTCCAATTCTTCAGGTCGCTGCTAGACATGCAGACCAAGGACTTCATGTCGTAGCCACCGTCCAAGGGACTGTCGTCATCGTTGGAACAATACACATAAACCCGGCCTTCATGGACCATCGCGGCCGGATCGGCCAAATGACGATGGGAGGCGACTGGGTAATCGGCCCGACCAATCAGGGCGATCAACGCCCAGACCAAACAATGAAGAACGAGCCAATGGGAACGAAACATAACAGCGGGGCCGCCATGCACGCAGCCAGGAAAACATTCGGGGAGGGGGTAAACAGG is from Synoicihabitans lomoniglobus and encodes:
- a CDS encoding family 43 glycosylhydrolase, which translates into the protein MFRSHWLVLHCLVWALIALIGRADYPVASHRHLADPAAMVHEGRVYVYCSNDDDSPLDGGYDMKSLVCMSSSDLKNWTDHGEVIRVPGAANWATHTWAPAAIERDGMFYLYFANNGSNIGVAVSDSPTGPFVDPLGRPLVTAQTPGVLPADSIWVFDPAVFIDDDGQAYLYFGGNGEDNVRIIRLNEDMVSVQGEAIKVTAPAFFEAAWMHERDGTYYLSYSTQPSAGIRIDYMTAATPTGPFTYAGIVAAQPPANNNNNHAAEFQLHGAWYHVYHNRFSAIEAGLAPTYRRNIAVEELTHRADGSIEPITYTRDGVVQVGRLNPYRRVEAETFGQQSGVAVERCAEGGMNLTELDTGDWVRLRGVDFGAGGTIEFQARVASAAAGGEISLHLDDRTTAAIGTVEVAATGGDQTWTTITAPVASTSGVHDLYLRFSGHSEAFFNLNWWRFTPRQAPVVLSQPRDLQVAPGQRAEFWVQSDASAADVTFQWIHDGVVLEGATAAFLHLDAVTRNHAGMYRVEMSNEAGVIRSDSAELTVVAGVAGKLVNLAVRAPLDNGATLIPGFVLSESTPPGPE